GAAGGTAAAGATCTTGGCGAACGTATGCATAGGGCATTTCTGTGGGCATTTTCTAAAGGATTTTCGAGGGCTGTTATCATCGGGAGCGATATACCAACATTGAAGCCTTCAAATATTACTGATGCATTCAGAAGTTTAAATCACTCAGATGTAGTACTCGGTCCTAGCATTGATGGAGGTTACTATCTCATCGGACTTAAAAAGCCTTATCCGGAAATATTCAGGGACATTCCATGGAGCACAGATGTAGTGCTTAAAAATACACTTCATAAGGTGGATAAGATGAGCCTTACAGCTTCTCAGCTATCGCCAAAAAGAGATATTGACACCTTTTCCGATGTTGTTGATTTATGGCAACATATGAGGGATTCAAAGACAAAGATGAATAATCTATTACTTCCCAATACATCAAGGATATTGGATAACATCTTTTCTGATGAATAAATGGAGGAACTGCATGAACAGGATTAAAGGTAATCGAAAATGTAGCGTTATTAGACTGTTCGTCCTCTCTTTCATTGTAATTGGTGTTATTCTACTCTTTAGATTTGGGTTGCTCTCTTTATCGGATTTTACTCCCACAAACATAAAGAATTACATACTACAGTTTGGTGTTTTGTCGCCTATAGTCTTTATCATCATATATTCCTTGCGAGCCGTTATACTTGTTCTCCCAGTAGGTGTAATGTCTCTGGCAGGCGGACTTGCCTTTGGGAAATGGTGGGGTACGCTGTTTATATTGATAGGCGCGACTAGTGGTTCTTGCCTCTCTTTTCTCATTGCACGCTACTTTGGCAGGTCTTTTATTGAAAATTTCGCATGGTTGCACAAGGGTCGTATCAAATCATTTGATGAGGGCACGGAGAAACATGGCTTTCGATTTATTCTATTTCTTAGACTAATTCCTCTTTTTCAGTATGATGCTGTAAATTTTGGCTCAGGTCTTTCCAGAATGAAATTTCGTGATTATGCCTTAGGATCATTCATAGGTATGATACCTGGAGGTTTTATAAATGCCATGTTGGGAAGC
The window above is part of the Spirochaetota bacterium genome. Proteins encoded here:
- a CDS encoding TIGR04282 family arsenosugar biosynthesis glycosyltransferase, which encodes MKKDEALILFVKSPIMGKVKTRLQPEMSMEDSLSLYSAMLKDLIVSLNVLSSIEIFIFYWPHDGLKEIENLLGIFLKYIPQEGKDLGERMHRAFLWAFSKGFSRAVIIGSDIPTLKPSNITDAFRSLNHSDVVLGPSIDGGYYLIGLKKPYPEIFRDIPWSTDVVLKNTLHKVDKMSLTASQLSPKRDIDTFSDVVDLWQHMRDSKTKMNNLLLPNTSRILDNIFSDE
- a CDS encoding TVP38/TMEM64 family protein; amino-acid sequence: MNRIKGNRKCSVIRLFVLSFIVIGVILLFRFGLLSLSDFTPTNIKNYILQFGVLSPIVFIIIYSLRAVILVLPVGVMSLAGGLAFGKWWGTLFILIGATSGSCLSFLIARYFGRSFIENFAWLHKGRIKSFDEGTEKHGFRFILFLRLIPLFQYDAVNFGSGLSRMKFRDYALGSFIGMIPGGFINAMLGSSLEDIISVQFFAALSIFVLMMFIPAIFKSIKKRREHKLEIQDTS